One Mangifera indica cultivar Alphonso chromosome 4, CATAS_Mindica_2.1, whole genome shotgun sequence genomic region harbors:
- the LOC123213828 gene encoding uncharacterized protein LOC123213828: MWWMMSNEGGHYCSKKSDDICGNVCGQESSRGLTMSRIRCILRGLDLKTYIFLFALVPACMFGIYVHGQKISYFLRPLWESPPKPFHEIPHYYHENVSMERLCKLHGWGIREYPRRVYDAILFSNELDILTIRWKELYPYVTQFVLLESDSTFTGKPKPLVFAAHQDQFKFVEPRLTYGTIGGRFKKGENPFVEEAYQRVALDQLLKIAGITDDDLLIMSDVDEIPSRHTINLLRWCDEIPSVLHLRLKNYLYSFEFLVDNNSWRASVHKYETGKTRYAHYRQSDDILADAGWHCSFCFRHINEFTFKMKAYSHFDRVRFSYFLNHKRIQRVICKGADLFDMLPEEYTFKEIIGKMGPVPHSFSAVHLPSYLLENADKYKFLLPGNCLRESG, translated from the exons ATGTGGTGGATGATGAGTAATGAAGGTGGTCATTACTGTTCTAAAAAGAGTGATGATATTTGCGGTAATGTCTGTGGCcag GAATCAAGTCGAGGTCTAACCATGTCAAGAATACGCTGCATTCTTCGTGGCTTAGACTTGAAGACCTATATATTTCTGTTTGCACTTGTCCCAGCATGCATGTTTGGCATCTATGTGCATGGTCAGAAGATCTCATACTTTCTGCGACCACTGTGGGAATCCCCACCCAAACCCTTTCATGAAATCCCACACTATTATCATGAGAATGTGTCAATGGAGAGACTGTGCAAACTTCATGGTTGGGGGATCCGTGAATACCCTAGACGTGTATATGATGCTATTTTGTTCAGCAATGAGCTGGACATTCTCACTATACGCTGGAAAGAATTGTACCCATATGTAACTCAGTTTGTTCTCCTTGAGTCTGATTCAACATTTACTGGAAAGCCAAAGCCTCTAGTTTTTGCAGCCCATCaagatcaatttaaatttgtggaGCCACGTTTGACTTATGGGACAATTGGAGGGAGGTTTAAGAAAGGAGAAAACCCATTTGTGGAAGAGGCATATCAGCGAGTGGCACTGGACCAACTTCTGAAAATTGCTGGTATTACTGATGATGACTTGTTGATAATGTCTGACGTTGATGAGATTCCAAGTAGACACACTATCAATCTGTTGAGGTGGTGTGATGAAATACCTTCAGTCCTTCATCTTCGGCTGAAGAATTATCTGTACTCTTTTGAGTTTCTTGTGGATAATAACAGCTGGAGAGCTTCAGTCCACAAATATGAGACAGGTAAAACTCGGTATGCACATTATCGCCAATCAGATGACATCTTAGCAGATGCAGGGTGGCATTGTAGCTTCTGCTTCCGCCATATCAATGAGTTTACATTTAAAATGAAAGCATACAGCCATTTTGACAGAGTTAGATTCTCTTACTTTTTAAACCATAAAAGAATTCAGAGAGTAATCTGCAAGGGGGCTGATTTATTTGATATGCTTCCAGAGGAGTACACATTCAAGGAAATCATTGGAAAAATGGGACCAGTACCTCATTCTTTCTCAGCAGTTCATCTACCATCATATCTTTTGGAAAATGCCGATAAGTACAAATTTCTCTTGCCTGGAAATTGCTTACGAGAAAGTGGGTGA